The nucleotide sequence CGCCGACGTCGGCGCCGGCACCTACGACCGCACGGCCGCCCACGAGGCGCTGCTCGCCACCGACCCGGGCGCCCCGGTCACCGCCGGCGGGCCGGACGCGCCGCCCGCCGCCGGCCAGACCGAGGTGTGCTCCGGCGTGCCCGCCCCCGTCGGCAGCGTGCCCACCCTCGCCGCCGGTCTGGCCGCGGCCGAGGCGTCCTGGGCTGCGCCCGGCAGTACCACCCGCGGCGGCACGTACGTCGTCTCGGTCGCCGACAGCGCCGGCTACCTCGGGGACCTCACGGTCACCGTGCCCGCCGGGACCCGCCTGGTGCTCGTGGCCGCCGCCTGGCCGGCCCGCCGCCGCCCCGACGGCGAGGTGCTCGCCCCCGTCCCCGGCCGGTACGCCCCCGACGGGCTGCGCCCGCACCTGCGCGGCAGCCTGCGGATCACCGGCGAGCCGGGCAGCAGCGTGGTCGTCGACGGCCTGCTCGTCGAGGGCGACATCATCGTCGCGCCCGGGCAGCTCGGCCACCTCACCGTCGCGCACGCCACGGTCACCGGAGCGGTCCGCGTCGAGTCCGCCGCCGGCCGGCCCAACAGCCGGCTCCAGCTGCGGCTCAGCCGGGTGGTGGCCGGTGCGGTCACCCTGGCCGCCACCGTGCCGATGGCCACCGTGGACACCTGCGTGCTCGACGCCACCACCGGCGGCGGGACCGCCCTCGCGGGCGAGGGCGTGCACGCCTGCCTCGAGGGCAGCACCGTGCGCGGCGCCGTCCGGGTCCGCAGCCTCGACGCCAGCAGCTGTGTCCTCGACGGGCCGGTGACCGTGGCCCACCGCCAGGTCGGCTGCGTGCGGTTCAGCTACGTCGCACCCGGCTCGCGCACCCCGCGCCGCTACCGCTGCGTGCCGGCCGACGGCGAACCCGGACCGCTCCCGGTGTACGCGTCGACCGACCCGGCCTCGCCCGCGTACCCGGCCCTCGCCGGGTCCTGCCCGGTGGCGATCCGGGAGGGCGGCGAGGACCGGGCCGAGCCGGGCGTGCACCACCACCTCAGGCGACCGCTGCGGCTCCGGGCGGCGCAGCGGCAGCTCGACCCCTACCGGCCGGTCGGCATCGAGCTCGGGATCTTCGGGAGTTGACGTGCACGGAGACTTCACCCGCTGGACGTTCGACCCGCGCGACGGCTACCGCCAGGTGTTGTTGCAGCAGGGCCGGATGCTGCTCGACGCCGAGTGGAACGAGCAGACGACCATCACCGCCTGGCACGACGAGCAGCGGACCCGCGACATCGTCGGCAAGGCCGGCGGGCCGCTCGACGGGGCCGGCTTCGCCGTGGTCGACGCCGCCGGCGCCAGCCCTGCCGCGACGGCCTGGGCCGACCTGCGGATCACCCCCGGCCGCTACTACGTGGACGGGGTGCTGGTCGACGCGGCCCCGGTGACCGGCGGCGGGGCCGGACACAAGCTCGCCGACCAGCCGTACCTGCCCAAGGTCGGCGACCTGCCCGGCCTGCCGGAGCCCACCGCCGACGGCCGGTACGCCGTCCTGCTCGACCTGGCCGACCAGCACGTCACCGCCGACCAGGCGCCCCGGCTGCGGGAGTCCGCCCTCGGCGGGCCGGACACCACCACCCGGGCCCGCACGGTCTGGCAGGTCCGGCTGGTCAAGGTGGCCGCCGGCACGGCCTGCGCCGACGTGGTGGACCCGCTGTGGGGCGGCCGGACCGCCCCGACCATGACGGCCGCGCTGCGCGAGGTGGACCCGACCGCCGACCCGTGCCGGCTGAGCGGCTCCGGCGGCTACCGGCGGCTGGAGAACCAGCTCTACCGCGTCCAGGTGCACGACGTGGCCGGCGACGGCACGGCCCGCTACCTGTGGTCCCGGGAGAACGGCAGTGTGGTGGCCGGGCTGACCGCCATCGGCCCGCCGTCGGCGGCCGCCGCCGCGGCCGGGATGGACGCCGAGCTGAGCCTGGACCGGGTCGGCCGCGACGAGGAACTGTCCTTCCGGGAGGGTGATCTCGTCGAGGTGACCAGCCCCGACCGCGAGCTGCACGGCCGGCCCGGCCACCTGGCCACCGCCGGCGCCCCGGACGGGACGGCGCTGCCGGTGACGTGGGCCTCGGGCGCACCGGCAAGCCTCGCGGCGCTCGGCCGCACCCCGATCGTCCGCCGCTGGGACGGCCCGGCCCAGGTCGCCAACGCCAGTCCCGACGAACTGGACGATGCCGGGATCGAGGTGCGCTTCGGCGCCGGCGACTTCCGGGTCGGCGACCACTGGCTGATCCCCGCCCGTACGGTCCGGCTGGTCTACGGCGTCAGCGCCATGTCCGGCACCATCGACTGGCCCACCGACGGTCTCGGCAACGCCCTGGCTCGCCCGCCGCTGGGGCCGGTGCACCACGTCGCGGTGCTCGGCATCCTGCGCCGCACCACCGTCGGCGGCGCCGGGCGCTGGGCGCTCGACGAGGACTGCCGCCGGCTCACCCCGCCCCTGACCGACCTGGTCACCCTCGACCTGCTCGGCGGCGACGGTCAGCAGGCCCCGCCCGGCCAGCCGCTGCCCGAACCCGTGCGGGTGGTGGTCCGCAACGGCGGCCGGCCGGTAAAACGCGCCCGGGTCCGGTTCACCGCCGTCGACGGGCACCTGGCCGCCGGCATACCCACCGCCGCCGACCCGGCCCAGGTGGTCCTGGAGACCGACGCCCGCGGCCAGATCGACGTGCGCTGGCTGCTGCCCAGCACCGGCCCGACGACCCGCGTGCTCACGGCCGTCCGGCTCGACGACGCCGACGCCCCGGTCGACGCCGAGGTGCGGGTCACCGGCCGCCGCGACGAGGGCGGC is from Micromonospora terminaliae and encodes:
- a CDS encoding DUF6519 domain-containing protein, producing MHGDFTRWTFDPRDGYRQVLLQQGRMLLDAEWNEQTTITAWHDEQRTRDIVGKAGGPLDGAGFAVVDAAGASPAATAWADLRITPGRYYVDGVLVDAAPVTGGGAGHKLADQPYLPKVGDLPGLPEPTADGRYAVLLDLADQHVTADQAPRLRESALGGPDTTTRARTVWQVRLVKVAAGTACADVVDPLWGGRTAPTMTAALREVDPTADPCRLSGSGGYRRLENQLYRVQVHDVAGDGTARYLWSRENGSVVAGLTAIGPPSAAAAAAGMDAELSLDRVGRDEELSFREGDLVEVTSPDRELHGRPGHLATAGAPDGTALPVTWASGAPASLAALGRTPIVRRWDGPAQVANASPDELDDAGIEVRFGAGDFRVGDHWLIPARTVRLVYGVSAMSGTIDWPTDGLGNALARPPLGPVHHVAVLGILRRTTVGGAGRWALDEDCRRLTPPLTDLVTLDLLGGDGQQAPPGQPLPEPVRVVVRNGGRPVKRARVRFTAVDGHLAAGIPTAADPAQVVLETDARGQIDVRWLLPSTGPTTRVLTAVRLDDADAPVDAEVRVTGRRDEGGTVCLVVRPETDLVQLFADLSGVTALALCLTAGEWTLDEPAVLSGVSCVLVTGVGSATRIVAAAESALRFIDCGEVQVRDLSVAAAPAEKDQRNGALDIQRTGLVLVERVQAEMGDAPAAVASGITVRGDDREGGRPVERAVVRDCRVEAGHAQTGVLVLNSRRTDVTGCDILATADPGADPEKRFLDWLGDPRFARRIARRAVHPLLAGEDGLGLRKGWSSLVETRTLRFGSEIDDSKGWTAYLGDQPVKTVEELQDLVRDDLVRHNPDSRFFDERTRFAAWLRRIAEEFATAATATAGITVAGTTAADVRVRDNTVAGALTGISVALGDPDEERETVRRVWITGNTITPPARAATAYLHQGMYVGDCHRLDVSSNVVDLAGAEPGYPVQGLLCAGRLGPHAVAAANTFDGTVLGIRVVPGPSVSPALWVARDNLCTTGPALVDGTGAWRDEGNVGV
- a CDS encoding phage tail protein, with the protein product MTDTALRRLLDLVPVHLLARDAQADGGTGPLTALLSAVAGELELLEADLDRLHDGFFVETCAEWLVPYLADLVGLAELPPDLGVTVSRRALVANTVAYRRRKGTVAVLEQVARDVTGWPARAVEHHPLLVGATHVNHVRPDRPATVSLRGAARIEAAAVVSPPGPRGALDPLTHTAEVRRIPTRRGRYGIDHVAVHLFPTQAYEVGAPEADPPAGPNGGWSAARADGGHWTFDPLGRAVPLYAPPRREEAVERLATEADLPVPLRPRRLLDLLGQARAGALAATALPLGVRLRVGGVDQPDLTADRIRVCHLENLAPGAAPQVMVDPVAGRLKVYAPAAPDAVFVRYAYGGLADVGAGTYDRTAAHEALLATDPGAPVTAGGPDAPPAAGQTEVCSGVPAPVGSVPTLAAGLAAAEASWAAPGSTTRGGTYVVSVADSAGYLGDLTVTVPAGTRLVLVAAAWPARRRPDGEVLAPVPGRYAPDGLRPHLRGSLRITGEPGSSVVVDGLLVEGDIIVAPGQLGHLTVAHATVTGAVRVESAAGRPNSRLQLRLSRVVAGAVTLAATVPMATVDTCVLDATTGGGTALAGEGVHACLEGSTVRGAVRVRSLDASSCVLDGPVTVAHRQVGCVRFSYVAPGSRTPRRYRCVPADGEPGPLPVYASTDPASPAYPALAGSCPVAIREGGEDRAEPGVHHHLRRPLRLRAAQRQLDPYRPVGIELGIFGS